The Methanosphaera sp. WGK6 nucleotide sequence GAACTTAGGACTGACACTAGCAATTCTATCAAGTACTCCTTTTAACTTTTCAGTTTTAAGCATGAGTACTATTCCTTCTCTTGTTATATTATACTTATTTTTCAGCAAGAATGCTAAAATCCATATAATTATAAAACCTATTAAATAGTACCATAAGCCATTCATAGAATTACCTACTCTTTATTTTTATGCCATGTGTGTTTCAATTGTTGATGTGTTTTGTTTTATGAGTTCATCAATACTTGCACCTATTATTTCATTATCATCATTGTTTATTATGAAGTCTGATGCTTTTACTTCTCCAATTACAGCGTATGCTACATCTTTCTTGTTAAGTGCTTCTTTTATACTGTCAATACTACTTGATTTTACAGTTATTATGAATCTACTGTATGATTCTGAGAATAATTTTTCATCAAGCGTTAAGTCTTCTGTTGATGGTGTTTTATTAATATCAGCAGTTAATCCTTTATTAGATTTTATTGCCATCATTGCAAGGGATGTTACTATTCCACCTTTAGATACATCATGTACTGCTGTTATACTACTTTCTTCTTTGATTAATTCTTCAATTGCAGTGGATACTTTGAAGTTTTCATCAATTCTAAGTTTTGGTGGATATCCTTGTACTACGTCATGTACTTCTTTGTAGTATTGTGATCCATCAAGTTCAGGATATGTGTTTCCAACAAGTAAGATTATATCTCCTTCATCTTTAAGAGTCATTGTTTTAATATTATCATTAGATAGTACTCCTACTGTTCCTACTATTGGTGATGGATTTACCGTTACTCCTTCTGTTTCATTGTAGAAACTTACATTTCCACTGATAAATGGTACATTGAATTTATTTGCTACATCACTCATTCCTTGTACTGCTTCTTTGAATTGCCAGAATACTTCTGGTTTTTCAGGATTTCCAAAGTTAAGACAGTCAACGAGTGATATTGGTCTTGCTCCCATACTTATAGCATTATTTATTGATTCAAGTACTGCTGATGCTGCTCCATCATATGGATTTAATAGCACATGAGTACTGTTACAGTCAGTTCCTATTGTAAATGAGGTGTTTTCATCTACTTTAATTACTGCGGCATCATCCCCTGGTTTTACTATTGTTCTTAATTGTACTTCATGGTCATATTGACTATATACCCATTCCTTACTTGTTATGTTTTCTGATGCAAGTAATTTAAATAATGCTTCTTGTGGATTTGTTTGTGGTATTTCCACATCATCAATTACTTTTTCTGGTGCTTTTGCTTCTCTTTCAATGATTGGTGCTTCAGTAAATAATATGTTTGGTGCATGACAGATTTCTTCTTCATCATCTTTTATTATGAATTCCCGTTTATCAATAATTGTTCCAATTACTGCATGAGATAAGTCATGTTTTTCACATATTGCTGATGCTTCTTCTACATCATCTGGTGATATTGCAAATACCATTCTTTCCTGTGATTCTGAAAGCATGATTTCATATGGTGTCATGTTTTCTTCACGTAGTGGTATTTTATTTAAGTCAATGAGTGAACCATTTCCTCCTTTATCCGCCATTTCTGATAGACAACAGGTTAGTCCTCCTCCTCCCAGGTCTTTTACTCCATGAATATCTAATGTTTCAAGTAATTCATATGTTGCTTCCATTACTCGTTTTTTAGTAAATGGGTCTGCTACTTGTACTGCTGGTCTATC carries:
- the purL gene encoding phosphoribosylformylglycinamidine synthase subunit PurL, coding for MVLTDDELKYIEEVLGRKPNELELGMMDVMFSEHCSYKSSKPILRNFPTDGPDVILGPGDDAGIVSLTDEYALAIGMESHNHPSAVEPYGGAGTGIGGIVRDIISMGARPVVLLDALRFGHMSDQRSKYIFDYVVKGISDYGNRIGVPTVGGEIEFDDNFQYNPMVNVVCAGLVKKDEIVYGSAPIVGDVYLLMGGTTGRDGIHGVTFASEELTSNSEIEDRPAVQVADPFTKKRVMEATYELLETLDIHGVKDLGGGGLTCCLSEMADKGGNGSLIDLNKIPLREENMTPYEIMLSESQERMVFAISPDDVEEASAICEKHDLSHAVIGTIIDKREFIIKDDEEEICHAPNILFTEAPIIEREAKAPEKVIDDVEIPQTNPQEALFKLLASENITSKEWVYSQYDHEVQLRTIVKPGDDAAVIKVDENTSFTIGTDCNSTHVLLNPYDGAASAVLESINNAISMGARPISLVDCLNFGNPEKPEVFWQFKEAVQGMSDVANKFNVPFISGNVSFYNETEGVTVNPSPIVGTVGVLSNDNIKTMTLKDEGDIILLVGNTYPELDGSQYYKEVHDVVQGYPPKLRIDENFKVSTAIEELIKEESSITAVHDVSKGGIVTSLAMMAIKSNKGLTADINKTPSTEDLTLDEKLFSESYSRFIITVKSSSIDSIKEALNKKDVAYAVIGEVKASDFIINNDDNEIIGASIDELIKQNTSTIETHMA